Below is a genomic region from Salvelinus fontinalis isolate EN_2023a chromosome 2, ASM2944872v1, whole genome shotgun sequence.
TGACCGCTGTCTACCAGTAAAGGCTTAATTGTGGCAGCAGGAATAGAAATAAGAGTCCTTCTTCTGACCCAAGTCAATACCTGTCTCTTCtgtaaagagagagcagagaagtgTCAACCAGACCTATTCAGGAGAGCAATAATTCACCACAGTAGAGATTGAGAATGACAATTCATGACAGTAATACTACCATTGCAGACTAAATGTACACAGACAGCTAAACTATAGATGCAATATCTAAGAAGAGAGCCAAAGTCTCACCGGTCATGAATTGGAAGGAGATGCTATTAAAGTCCTCTGCAACTTTTTGGAACAGCTCATCTGGAATGTGGTTAAAATAGAAGATGAGTCTACTGCTGCACTGATGCATTTTTGGGAAATGTAGTTTTATGAGACTATACACTAGATTTGAAATGAACTGACCATATGAGGTGTCACTTACCCACGTTGTTGCCTGTTTTACTGGATGTTTCAAAATGCTGAGCCCCAATTTCTGTAGATGAGAATGTTGAAAGAATAAACATAAACTACTCTAAAACAGCCAGTCCTTATACTAATCTGCcggtgtaaaaagggctttataagtagatttgattgattgattgatgtctgGTAAGACACTCAGACTCCATGATTAAGTGGGAGTTAGTGATGATGATTATCATAGCAATTTACCATCAGCAAAGTCCTGAACATCATGGTAGTCTACTTGCCGCAGGCCCCGGTCACTCTCAATCAGGTCAAACTTTGTGCCACACAGGTATATCTTGCAGTGCTTCAATGGAGGTCATAGAATAAATTGTGAGCAGTTACATAGAATAATATACAGGGCAATACCCATCATGGAAAGTGAGTTGTGTTTTATTAAAAGGGTCTCTAACCTCTTCACAGTTTTGCACCTCCTTCACCCAGA
It encodes:
- the LOC129818316 gene encoding ras-related protein Rab-24-like; translation: MTMRVDAKVVMLGKESVGKTSLVERYVHHRFLVGPYQNTIGAAFVAKPIQVGDKVVTLGIWDTAGSERYEAMSRIYYRGARAAIVCYDLTDTSSFQRAKFWVKEVQNCEEHCKIYLCGTKFDLIESDRGLRQVDYHDVQDFADEIGAQHFETSSKTGNNVDELFQKVAEDFNSISFQFMTEETGIDLGQKKDSYFYSCCHN